One Fusarium falciforme chromosome 14, complete sequence genomic region harbors:
- a CDS encoding MFS domain-containing protein, with product MDFNKEEKPMSTIEHVEQSHIGTHQDIADLAARQIEYEKSLSFFETVQVFWRSTLWILYGQLVVFGYGIDGIIAGNLLAIPKFREDYGTILGEGDTASWIIPATWQSLYGGVSQLAAILGAAFTGWITDRIGRRYTNMIFCAMSIAGVGVQYASAHNGSLAILTAGKAINGLSIGAWLIIGPLYASEVAPLKLRGWLTAMTNFIQFCGTLLFTGIMYKLGPKNDADAYIIPFACQWIIPCLVLPTAWIWPESPVWLVRSGRREAAQKSLDRLHGYNPAINKDAVLAMIENTVEQEREHRSQIASVTYASCFRSTDRQRTLICMFIYGCQYLSGLIFVLGYQSYYYQLAGFDAQFSFLLGMLNNISMSIANILSWPLLTVVGRRPLIVWGQLACAITLFIVGGASIPGHRTTNLVTIAFMFVWGFTYQITLGTVAWTVVAEIPSWRLRSRTQGLSNIVLCAVQWVVGFVFPYMFNPDAGNLGGKVGFIFGATTFLGFAGSWLWLPETKNRTVAELDDLYSAKVKPRHFHKTFLTHGTGSDEGNNKTE from the exons ATGGATTTCAACAAAGAGGAAAAGCCAATGTCTACTATTGAACACGTTGAGCAAAGTCACATTGGCACGCATCAAGACATTGCCGATCTTGCTGCCCGCCAGATTGAATATGAGAAGAGCCTCAGTTTCTTCGAGACGGTGCAAGTGTTTTGGCGAAGCACTCTCTGGATTCTATATGGCCAACTCGTCGTTTTCGGCTATGGCATCGATGGAATCATCGCGGGTAACCTGCTTGCAATCCCCAAGTTTCG AGAGGATTACGGAACCATTCTTGGAGAGGGCGACACCGCAAGCTGGATTATCCCGGCAACTTGGCAAAGCCTTTACGGTGGCGTCTCCCAGCTAGCTGCCATTCTCGGGGCTGCCTTCACCGGTTGGATCACCGATAGGATCGGACGTCGATACACCAACATGATATTCTGCGCCATGTCCATTGCTGGGGTTGGAGTTCAGTACGCTTCGGCCCATAACGGGTCACTTGCAATTCTCACAGCTGGAAAGGCAATCAATGGTCTCTCCATTGGAGCATGGCTCATAATTGGACCACTCTATGCCTCCGAGGTTGCACCACTCAAACTGAGAGGCTGGCTCACGGCCATGACCAACTTCATTCAGTTCTGTGGCACTCTTCTCTTCACCGGCATCATGTATAAGTTAGGCCCTAAGAACGATGCCGACGCCTACATCATCCCATTTGCCTGTCAATGGATCATTCCATGCTTAGTCCTTCCCACTGCCTGGATCTGGCCAGAGTCACCTGTTTGGCTCGTCCGCTCCGGACGCCGCGAAGCTGCCCAGAAGTCACTTGACCGTCTCCATGGCTACAACCCGGCGATCAACAAGGACGCTGTACTGGCCATGATCGAGAACACTGTTGAGCAAGAACGCGAGCATCGTTCTCAGATAGCGAGTGTGACCTACGCTTCCTGCTTCCGATCGACAGACAGACAGCGGACTTTGATCTGCATGTTCATCTACGGGTGCCAATATCTTAGCGGCCTCATCTTTGTCCTCGGTTATCAGTCGTACTACTATCAGCTTGCCGGGTTTGATGCGCAGTTTTCATTCCTGCTTGGAATGCTCAACAATATCAGCATGTCCATTGCCAACATCCTGTCTTGGCCGCTACTGACCGTCGTGGGCCGCCGACCTCTTATCGTCTGGGGCCAGCTTGCATGTGCCATCACACTCTTTATTGTCGGAGGAGCCTCTATACCAGGGCATAGGACAACAAACCTTGTCACCATCGCTTTTATGTTTGTCTGG GGTTTCACCTATCAGATTACGCTGGGGACAGTTGCCTGGACAGTTGTGGCAGAGATTCCCAGTTGGCGTCTTAGGTCACGAACCCAAGGCCTATCCAACATTGTTCTCTGTGCAGTGCAGTGGGTAGTGGGCTTTGTGTTCCCATATATGTTCAACCCAGATGCTGGTAATCTCGGCGGCAAGGTTGGGTTCATCTTTGGTGCGACAACCTTTCTCGGCTTTGCGGGATCTTGGTTATGGCTGCCCGAAACAAAGAACCGTACTGTTGCTGAGCTTGATGATTTGTACTCTGCAAAGGTCAAGCCGCGCCATTTTCACAAGACCTTTCTCACACATGGTACTGGGTCTGATGAGGGCAATAACAAGACTGAGTAG
- a CDS encoding Cutinase transcription factor 1 beta-like protein, with protein sequence MLGRGIKAVPIEEPPSPEYSAEESYPSTAETQTNSPIVKTVSNPCPEELVVAAAGATSLNIMDNETRLSHLSHDPAGPDQVPAQDDCTEETIEEMTEDPMGLEKLLELNMENSIRAALSEVYDSRVFGFLASVQVPFSYYPFVDFACLGALPPTDVAFLESQGSLHLPAPILLDEFMQHYFLHIHPVLPLIDEGDFWAAYQQRVGGFCTTTLRLPVLHAMLFASCTFVCDTTVMRLGYSDVRSMRASFFRRAKLLLDFGADSSHLSSAQAALLLSFSSMSAKKKVDTSWLTSAIENARLADAPQYSATSVSVNSTQKRLLKRVWWCYIIRDRSLSLLIRRPILITKDDFDFRANRLELCDFEDEFERSKVYNATTKKTLARILIRTVELFVALTDTLALVFWRDFTKAMSPARSAEVSKCVHQDKQRLHRWYTDTSKELPEQVFVTMATTSSLVEPETSHDSIQLYMNLMFMYYHTARLILCNFEVLHHCVSQGSTGISQSSLPVIYKNLHDLQDATCGLSSCHSTLVERDLVQWLPNSAVGCTVLPLILNIIDDKCCESAFQFQSRLVEDTSPKGRQSDILVTVMKVYQTRYDSVDWIYDIVSYIVELAMPKPDDEFTSFDWIDILAFQPALYLRLMLSVDICLSKGRFPHHDELPHRLDDASPLDIDVPSLEHFDTSEMEHLGSTSGVKEHEDSLSIMADSTPQLPCSSPEDGQPTLDEFAQWDCLGLFATLINTL encoded by the coding sequence ATGCTCGGCCGCGGCATAAAGGCTGTCCCTATTGAGGAGCCGCCTTCACCAGAATACAGCGCCGAAGAGAGCTACCCGTCGACTGCGGAAACTCAGACAAACAGTCCCATTGTCAAGACTGTTTCCAACCCATGCCCTGAAGAATTGGTGGTGGCAGCGGCGGGGGCTACCAGCCTAAACATCATGGACAATGAGACTCGCCTATCGCACTTATCGCACGACCCTGCTGGCCCAGATCAAGTGCCTGCACAAGATGATTGTACCGAAGAGACGATTGAAGAGATGACCGAAGATCCAATGGGCCTGGAGAAATTGCTGGAATTAAATATGGAGAACTCTATTCGTGCCGCTCTGAGTGAGGTGTACGATTCTAGAGTCTTCGGTTTCTTGGCAAGCGTCCAAGTTCCTTTCAGTTACTATCCCTTCGTTGATTTCGCTTGTTTGGGCGCTCTCCCACCGACAGATGTTGCTTTCCTCGAATCTCAGGGTAGCCTGCACCTCCCTGCCCCTATTCTTCTCGACGAATTTATGCAACATTACTTCCTTCACATCCACCCGGTCTTACCCCTTATCGACGAAGGCGACTTCTGGGCAGCCTATCAGCAGAGAGTAGGAGGTTTCTGCACGACGACACTACGCTTGCCAGTTCTGCACGCGATGCTATTCGCATCGTGCACTTTCGTTTGCGATACCACCGTGATGCGGCTGGGTTACTCCGACGTTCGGTCAATGAGAGCATCATTCTTTCGACGAGCCAAGCTCCTACTAGACTTTGGGGCAGATTCATCCCATCTCTCTTCAGCGCAGGCGGCCCTTCTTCTCTCATTTTCATCCATGTCCGCCAAGAAGAAAGTCGACACGTCGTGGCTCACTAGCGCCATCGAAAATGCCAGACTTGCCGACGCCCCCCAGTACTCTGCAACATCTGTCTCGGTCAATAGTACGCAGAAACGTCTACTCAAGAGAGTATGGTGGTGCTATATCATTCGGGACCGGTCTCTAAGCCTCTTAATAAGGCGTCCAATTCTCATAACAAAGGATGACTTTGACTTCAGGGCCAATCGTCTTGAACTCTGTGACTTTGAGGACGAATTCGAAAGATCAAAGGTATACAACGCTACTACAAAAAAGACACTTGCCCGAATTCTCATCCGAACTGTTGAGCTCTTCGTGGCCCTCACAGACACATTGGCACTGGTATTCTGGCGTGATTTCACCAAGGCAATGTCTCCTGCGCGAAGTGCCGAGGTCTCAAAATGCGTCCATCAAGATAAACAGCGCCTGCATAGGTGGTATACAGACACAAGTAAGGAGCTACCAGAGCAGGTCTTTGTTACGATGGCGACGACAAGCTCCTTGGTAGAACCAGAAACGTCCCACGATTCGATTCAGCTCTACATGAATCTCATGTTCATGTACTATCACACTGCACGCTTGATTCTTTGCAACTTCGAGGTGCTCCATCATTGCGTCTCCCAAGGATCTACTGGTATCTCTCAGTCCTCCCTACCCGTCATCTACAAGAACTTGCACGATTTACAAGATGCGACTTGTGGCCTCTCCAGTTGCCACAGCACACTCGTCGAGCGAGACCTGGTCCAATGGCTTCCCAACTCTGCTGTCGGCTGTACAGTCCTGCCCCTCAtcctcaacatcatcgacGATAAGTGTTGCGAGTCCGCATTCCAGTTCCAATCTCGCTTGGTCGAAGATACTTCCCCAAAGGGACGCCAGTCAGATATCTTGGTCACAGTTATGAAAGTCTATCAAACCAGATATGACAGTGTGGATTGGATATATGACATCGTTTCCTATATCGTCGAGCTTGCCATGCCAAAGCCCGATGACGAATTCACAAGTTTCGACTGGATCGACATCCTAGCCTTTCAACCCGCCCTATATCTTCGGCTCATGTTGAGCGTGGATATCTGCCTAAGCAAAGGACGCTTTCCGCATCATGATGAGTTACCTCATCGTCTTGACGACGCTTCTCCGCTGGATATCGATGTGCCGTCCCTAGAACATTTTGACACAAGCGAAATGGAACACCTAGGCTCAACCAGTGGAGTCAAAGAGCACGAGGATTCTCTTTCAATCATGGCAGATTCAACTCCACAGCTTCCATGTAGCAGCCCCGAGGACGGCCAACCTACACTCGATGAATTTGCACAGTGGGATTGTCTGGGCTTATTCGCCACCTtgattaatactttatag
- a CDS encoding FOX-2 multifunctional beta-oxidation protein: MPSLPKLTSLQNRVAIVTGAGGGLGKEYALLLASYEARVIVNDYGGSLDGQRGTISRAQAVVDEIRGKGGEAIADDHDISIQAEVQQLVQNAITAYGTVHIVVNNAGTAGQASSHDNVNVDSFRRTWEIAALGTILVISAVYPTMEKQGYGRIINTSSDSIFGMGVGGDGGYVSSKAATYGLTRELGRMSVRHGIKINGVLPSAASRMSDLSPVVKRITRQYFDTHLVADFVVALASEECPVSGELFSVGGGRAARTTLATVPGYSGENTPEGYLANFDKVLGTTEDLFIPKDTLDQVSYAIRHATGIDVDVNSLEE, from the exons ATGCCTTCACTGCCCAAGTTGACGTCCCTGCAAAACCGTGTTGCGATTGTGACG GGAGCCGGGGGTGGTCTTGGAAAAGAATACGCTCTCCTGCTTGCTTCATACGAGGCTCGCGTGATCGTAAACGACTATGGTGGCTCTCTGGACGGTCAACGCGGAACCATTTCTCGTGCTCAAGCTGTCGTCGACGAGATACGGGGAAAGGGAGGAGAGGCAATTGCTGATGATCACGATATCTCCATCCAGGCCGAGGTCCAACAGCTTGTACAAAACGCCATAACTGCGTATGGGACAGTACATATCGTGGTCAACAATGCGGGGACCGCTGGCCAGGCCAGCTCTCACGACAATGTGAACGTCGACTCATTCCGGCGAACCTGGGAAATTGCTGCCTTGGGAACTATTCTTGTCATCAGCGCGGTGTACCCGACCATGGAGAAGCAGGGCTACGGCCGCATCATCAACACTTCCTCCGACAGCATCTTCGGCAtgggtgttggtggtgatggaggctACGTGTCCAGCAAAGCGGCTACATACGGTTTGACCCGAGAGCTTGGCCGAATGAGCGTCAGGCACGGTATCAAGATCAACGGAGTTTTGCCTTCGGCTGCGTCTCGAATGTCCGACCTCTCGCCTGTTGTCAAGCGTATCACGAGACAGTACTTTGACACTCACCTTGTGGCAGACTTTGTGGTAGCTTTGGCCAGCGAGGAATGCCCTGTGTCTGGGGAATTATTCAGCGTTGGTGGCGGGAGAGCCGCGAGAACAACCTTGGCTACTGTCCCGGGATATTCTGGAGAGAATACGCCAGAGGGCTACTTGGCCAACTTTGACAAGGTTCTTGGAACAACAGAGGACCTTTTTATACCGAAGGACACTCTAGACCAGGTTTCGTATGCGATAAGGCATGCAACTGGCATAGATGTAGATGTCAACTCTTTAGAGGAGTGA